In the Podospora bellae-mahoneyi strain CBS 112042 chromosome 4, whole genome shotgun sequence genome, one interval contains:
- a CDS encoding hypothetical protein (SMCOG1087:hypothetical protein; EggNog:ENOG503PT9C; COG:C; antiSMASH:Cluster_9) → MESQPPRIRVAISGGGLAGASLIQALLKHPQLDAHIFESAPMFKEAGMAIGVTRNALTALDLLGSAAVKALENAGAVPMRGVRFLLAQGDKPGTVLDEVDYDSSGNKRLTSIVHRADFLRELLSSVPQDRMHPSKKLSNITTDADSDEVTMHFTDGTVHKTDILIGADGIHSTVRKFILGEDDPASAPRNTGVWTAMTLQPYAQARANIGTEAVDLDSPFEHSWIGKGSFVMHNLLSKGQLVQFVIAARDRTEGNADEWHRLVSSEEIKSAVQGWPDHLVKAIDALLCAQPTQPAMYLWDHAPARRYVSGPVCIMGDAAHATTPWQGSGGGMSLEDSMILSSLLGEVKTAVEAKVALGVYDHVRRARTQRIVQSSRETGEILLGGDAVDAYLREPGSFLHRWDFILDLDVARHRDDALRELHAALNEAHQTS, encoded by the exons ATGGAATCCCAACCTCCACGCATCCGCGTCGCCATATCGGGAGGGGGCCTAGCAGGTGCTTCACTCATCCAAGCTCTCCTAAAACATCCACAGTTGGACGCGCATATCTTTGAATCGGCCCCGATGTTCAAAGAAGCTGGGATGGCCATAGGAGTTACCCGCAACGCACTCACAGCACTCGATCTCCTCGGTTCAGCCGCCGTCAAAGCCCTCGAGAATGCTGGAGCAGTGCCCATGCGCGGGGTCCGATTCCTCCTTGCCCAGGGGGACAAACCGGGGACTGTGTTGGATGAAGTCGACTACGACAGTTCGGGGAACAAACGTCTTACAAGTATTGTTCACCGGGCCGATTTTCTCCGCGAACTACTGAGCAGCGTTCCGCAAGACCGAATGCATCCGTCCAAAAAGCTtagcaacatcaccactgACGCGGATAGCGATGAGGTCACAATGCACTTTACAGATGGGACAGTTCACAAGACCGACATTTTAATAGGTGCGGACGGCATTCACAGCACAGTCCGTAAATTCATACTCGGTGAAGACGACCCAGCCTCTGCACCTCGAAACACTGGTGTTTGGACCGCCATGACTCTGCAACCGTATGCTCAGGCTCGGGCAAATATCGGGACGGAGGCGGTCGATTTGGACAGTCCATTTGAACATTCATGGATAGGCAAGGGGTCATTTGTGATGCACAACTTGCTCAGCAAAGGGCAACTGGTCCAGTTCGTCATTGCCGCCCGAGATAGAACTGAAGGAAATGCTGATGAGTGGCACCGTCTGGTGAGCTCGGAAGAAATCAAGAGTGCAGTTCAAGGGTGGCCTGACCATTTGGTTAAGGCAATTGATGCC CTGCTCTGTGCCCAACCCACACAACCAGCCATGTATCTCTGGGACCATGCTCCAGCGCGCCGTTATGTTTCTGGGCCGGTTTGCATCATGGGCGATGCCGCGCATGCTACTACTCCGTGGCAGGGATCGGGAGGTGGAATGTCCCTCGAGGACAGCATGATATTGTCGTCTCTTCTTGGTGAAGTCAAGACAGCGGTTGAGGCGAAAGTCGCACTGGGGGTGTATGATCATGTTAGGCGTGCCAGGACGCAACGCATCGTCCAGTCCAGTCGCGAAACAGGAGAGATTCTGCTTGGTGGCGACGCGGTTGACGCATATTTGCGGGAGCCAGGTTCATTTCTTCATCGGTGGGACTTTATATTGGACCTGGACGTTGCGCGGCACCGTGATGATGCCCTGCGCGAATTGCACGCAGCCTTGAACGAAGCTCATCAAACTTCATGA
- a CDS encoding hypothetical protein (antiSMASH:Cluster_9), whose protein sequence is MKSSNLLAALLISVAAASPMVPRRAVMLTPPVEVDRRDGTTEFDPDLAFRKEKRDGTTEFDPDLAFKKNRRDGTTEFDPDLAFKRSKKRDGTTEFDPDLAF, encoded by the exons ATGAAATCATCAAATCTCCTCGCCGCGTTGCTGATctcggtggcagcagcatcaccaatGGTTCCAC GCCGAGCCGTGATGCTCACTCCGCCTGTCGAAGTTGATCGTCGTGATGGGACTACCGAGTTCGATCCCGACCTAGCGTTCAGAAAGGAAAAGCGCGATGGGACAACGGAGTTTGACCCAGACCTTGCCTTCAAGAAGAATCGCCGTGATGGGACTACCGAATTTGACCCGGACCTTGCCTTCAAGAGAAGCAAAAAGCGTGATGGTACCACAGAGTTTGATCCAGACTTGGCATTTTAG
- a CDS encoding hypothetical protein (EggNog:ENOG503P5F9; antiSMASH:Cluster_9; COG:S): MSTDKHEQRPFLVDDSEEIRSAGYSRHPIISQRTLLLASAISNVVLLVISALLSGTVFSVLGHAQKKAHLPDPYSPANSIVEFEYRGVIRNDSRFIGRPTQEWDKSMHDLMAGTLIRISHEELQLAGTDSIPLRDGGYAAGLGVAHNLHCVKKIKQFLYREHLYPDLDTGSQRFEDLQTHADHCLDFIRQGIMCHLDYSLYTVYWGERKDIPTHHDPPVQKCVNWEKLHSWMQERSANTDMLVRPWTE, encoded by the exons ATGTCCACCGACAAGCACGAACAACGCCCTTTTCTCGTTGACGACAGTGAAGAGATCCGGAGTGCCGGGTATTCACGTCACCCGATTATTAGCCAAAGAACACTACTTTTGGCATCCGCGATCAGTAATGTAGTTCTTCTCGTGATCTCTGCTCTTCTTAGCGGGACAGTCTTTTCTGTCCTCGGTCACGCCCAGAAAAAAGCTCACTTACCCGATCCATACT CTCCCGCGAACTCCATCGTTGAATTCGAGTATCGAGGCGTTATTCGCAATGACTCCCGCTTTATCGGGCGCCCAACGCAGGAATGGGACAAGTCGATGCACGACCTCATGGCTGGGACTTTGATCAGAATCTCACATGAGGAACTCCAGTTGGCCGGGACGGACTCAATTCCACTTAGAGATGGCGGCTATGCTGCTGGCTTGGGTGTGGCACACAACCTCCACTGTGTCAAGAAGATAAAACAGTTCCTATATCGAGAGCACCTTTACCCAGACCTGGATACAGGTAGTCAAAGGTTTGAAGACCTTCAAACGCATGCGG ATCATTGTCTTGACTTCATCCGTCAAGGCATCATGTGCCATCTAGATTACTCGCTGTACACAGTGTACTGGGGAGAGCGAAAAGACATCCCAACACATCATGATCCGCCAGTGCAAAAGTGTGTGAACTGGGAGAAACTGCATAGTTGGATGCAAGAAAGATCGGCCAACACAGATATGCTGGTACGGCCTTGGACAGAATAG
- a CDS encoding hypothetical protein (EggNog:ENOG503P40Z; antiSMASH:Cluster_9; COG:S), translating to MASQDEQAPFISKSFDSEDDLQYVSRPKHPKTHLIISIFQILFFLLNITLFMTTKASNTDCTSCGALNQNVYHSPYSPAHSAIRYKVSQDKYEEGPSPFSGVPRLELDEAWSKLLRSSMIRLSADEMRKMNKTSVTLKDGSGYVGYLEAIHMLHCVKRMHQAQYPEHYPKLQADDAFSTHHWDHCLEVLRKGIMCNADTTINTYLWQRDSHGKLMIKGNRTGPRKCTDWDKLQEWAEDRTIYGSDRDRFLESLVSPSEHGGGLGPLELGT from the exons ATGGCTTCACAAGATGAGCAAGCTCCATTCATCTCCAAAAGCTTTGATTCGGAAGACGACCTGCAATATGTATCACGGCCAAAACATCCCAAAACCCATCTCATCATATCCATTTTCCAaattttgttttttctgcTCAACATCACCCTTTTCATGACTACCAAGGCATCCAATACAGACTGCACATCCTGTGGTGCGTTGAATCAGAACGTTTATCACAGCCCTTATT CACCTGCACACTCAGCAATACGGTATAAGGTCTCCCAAGACAAGTATGAAGAGGGCCCAAGCCCGTTTTCAGGAGTGCCTCGCCTCGAGCTGGATGAAGCCTGGTCAAAGTTGCTACGCT CCTCGATGATTCGATTATCGGCGGACGAAATGAGAAAGATGAACAAAACCTCTGTGACGCTCAAAGATGGATCTGGATATGTTGGATACCTTGAGGCAATTCACATGCTACATTGTGTG AAACGAATGCACCAAGCCCAATATCCCGAACACTACCCCAAGCTCCAGGCAGACGATGCCTTTTCGACCCATCATTGGG ATCATTGCCTCGAAGTATTGCGTAAGGGAATCATGTGCAACGCCGATACCACAATAAACACGTATTTGTGGCAAAGGGACTCGCATGGTAAGTTAATGATAAAAGGGAATAGGACAGGACCAAGAAAATGCACCGACTGGGACAAACTGCAAGAGTGGGCGGAAGACAGGACAATATATGGGAGTGACAGGGATCGGTTTCTTGAGAGTCTAGTAAGCCCCTCTGAGCACGGAGGGGGTTTAGGGCCCCTTGAACTTGGTACGTAG
- a CDS encoding hypothetical protein (MEROPS:MER0090759; COG:O; EggNog:ENOG503PS7B; antiSMASH:Cluster_9): protein MATYVTEQSTTAIGVLFPTLAIILLGIRTYGLFRHYSRRDIGIDDVLIVPAAFLTVTSGVAMAIGAQMHIIGGHSLDGSWGPEDNVKLGKFEYAFWMGHILAIGFIKLTLLFFFRGLFKGRAERTAFDYSNWTLIALVILWTVLFLFLEIFACGLRPESGWESFESLRTKCMDTFGMLTGCSVFSWVLDLAIFIEPLIMIRTLNMSLKRKVQASIVFLFSGFAVIAGLLRMIPWIQIYMQDVRNPTIRILADDLPVTDQEDTVTSNVIPMRKHIVPSSEHRSSVVKPVYRRTADVNHPANLTNVHDVYYIVDIVVGNQTLAVSVDTGSSDTWFVSDYFECVRFWWQGPEYKPNCGLADGFTGNLSGGVLDNPPFVRSYMDTTFVSGYYGFEDVTVGSITAKNQRVGVVNYTFWAGDGLTSGLLGLGYPFMTSLDGAEQNQAPYDPVFTTMWKNKLIDPLFSIALSRESGDQGEPDGEVRTPEGSYLALGGLPPVEVDEESWARTKIHGVDAIPEWMFEQSDLGLYIIKPDSWVYGRESENATPAEADQGAVTTHGLTTNTTQFPVLIDVGATLSLLPKGLVQKLYAAFDPPAKYLSTNGLFFALCNATIPKFGVNIGENTFYFAPEDLLRQTARDPSGEYCRIGVTDVNGGPYVLGVSFLSSVVAVFDIENTEMRFASRTKY from the exons ATGGCCACCTATGTCACTGAGCAGAGTACAACTGCGATTGGGGTTCTTTTCCCCACGTTAGCGATAATATTGCTAGGTATTCGTACCTATGGGCTTTTTCGGCATTACTCTCGACGTGATATCGGTATCGATGATGTCCTGATTGTACCGGCGGCG TTTCTCACGGTTACATCTGGCGTTGCGATGGCGATAGGGGCACAAATGCACATCATCGGTGGCCATTCCCTTGACGGCTCATGGGGGCCTGAAGATAACGTCAAGCTTGGAAAG TTCGAGTACGCCTTCTGGATGGGCCATATCCTCGCCATCGGCTTCATCAAACTCAccctgctcttcttcttccgggGTTTGTTTAAGG GCAGGGCCGAACGAACAGCATTCGACTACTCAAACTGGACACTCATTGCCCTTGTAATACTCTGGACAGTCTTGTTTCTCTTTCTCGAGATATTTGCCTGCGGGCTAAGGCCAGAGTCCGGATGGGAAAGCTTCGAGTCTTTGAGAACCAAGTGCATGGACACCTTCGGCATGCTAACCGGTTGTTCCGTCTTTAGCTGGGTGCTGGACCTGGCTATCTTTATCGAGCCGTTGATCATG ATCCGGACGCTGAACATGAGTCTAAAGCGGAAAGTGCAGGCGTCGattgtttttcttttcagtGGCTT TGCCGTGATTGCTGGACTCTTGCGGATGATTCCCTGGATTCAGATCTACATGCAAGATGTCAGGAATCCCACCATCAGAATCCTTGCTGACGATTTGCCGGTGACTGATCAAGAAG ATACTGTCACGTCCAATGTCATCCCCATGCGCAAGCACATTGTGCCTTCTTCCGAACACCGCTCCAGTGTCGTGAAACCCGTCTACCGCAGGACAGCAGACGTGAACCACCCGGCCAACTTGACCAACGTGCACGATGTCTATTACATCGTCGATATCGTTGTTGGGAACCAGACTCTCGCTGTCAGTGTTGACACAGGATCAAGCGACACATGGTTTGTGTCGGACTATTTTGAGTGCGTCAGGTTCTGGTGGCAGGGTCCAGAATAT AAACCAAACTGTGGACTAGCAGACGGCTTTACGGGCAACCTGTCAGGCGGAGTCCTGGACAACCCACCATTTGTCCGATCCTACATGGATACCACGTTTGTGTCGGGCTATTACGGGTTCGAAGATGTCACTGTTGGATCAATCACAGCCAAAAACCAACGCGTTGGAGTCGTCAATTACACGTTTTGGGCGGGCGATGGCCTTACCTCGGGTCTTTTGGGGCTGGGGTATCCCTTCATGACGAGCCTGGACGGGGCAGAGCAAAACCAGGCACCATATGACCCCGTTTTCACGACCATGTGGAAGAACAAGCTGATTGATCCTCTGTTCAGCATTGCGCTCTCCAGGGAGAGTGGGGACCAGGGCGAGCCGGATGGGGAGGTCAGGACGCCAGAAGGGTCCTACTTGGCACTAGGTGGTCTGCCGCccgtggaggtggatgaggagagctGGGCGAGGACAAAGATTCACGGTGTTGACGCTATCCCCGAGTGGATGTTTGAGCAATCAGACCTGggtttatatattattaagccCGACTCGTGGGTGTACGGACGCGAATCGGAGAATGCCACGCCGGCTGAGGCAGATCAGGGCGCTGTCACGACACATGGGCTGACGACAAACACTACCCAGTTTCCCGTTCTGATTGACGTGGGGGCTACACTCAGCTTGCTTCCTAAGG GTCTGGTTCAGAAGCTGTACGCGGCGTTTGATCCTCCCGCCAAATACCTGAGCACCAACGGCCTGTTCTTTGCCCTGTGCAATGCCACCATCCCCAAATTCGGTGTCAACATTGGCGAAAACACTTTCTACTTTGCGCCTGAGGACCTGCTGCGTCAGACGGCTCGTGATCCATCTGGGGAATATTGTCGAATTGGGGTCACGGACGTGAATGGGGGCCCCTATGTCTTGGGCGTGTCATTCTTGTCGAGCGTGGTCGCCGTTTTTGACATTGAAAATACCGAGATGAGGTTTGCTTCAAGGACAAAGTATTGA
- a CDS encoding hypothetical protein (EggNog:ENOG503P18C; antiSMASH:Cluster_10; COG:S), whose protein sequence is MSALFHTKDRSAKECHHVPGQERSTKSTILETGAALTQDFTPTKNICAHLNAFHVYASDPTRVVEANHYCGHLTEDVRQCLLYDSPDPGARLIGVEYMIKPHLYETLPQEERRLWHSHVFEVKSGMLVMPQPNSAVPTAAWEKAETEEMKEVIELYGKVYHLWQVDRGDRLPMGAPQLMTSITSFDQVPDLEKKMDERDQKFVGQAVDWRRKREIRKDLVEPTVHPDADYQVKRKE, encoded by the coding sequence ATGTCAGCTCTTTTCCACACCAAAGATCGCTCTGCCAAGGAATGCCATCATGTTCCTGGCCAGGAGAGAAGCACCAAGTCCACCATCCTCGAAACCGGCGCCGCCCTGACCCAAGATTTCACTCCCACCAAGAACATCTGCGCCCACCTCAACGCTTTCCACGTCTATGCCTCTGACCCAACACGGGTAGTAGAGGCAAACCACTACTGCGGTCACCTAACAGAGGATGTTCGCCAGTGTCTGCTCTACGACTCACCCGATCCAGGCGCCCGTCTCATTGGAGTCGAGTACATGATCAAGCCTCATTTATACGAAACCCTACCGCAGGAGGAGCGCCGACTTTGGCACTCGCACGTCTTTGAAGTCAAGTCTGGCATGCTTGTCATGCCACAGCCCAACTCCGCCGTTCCTACAGCCGCCTGGGAAAAGGCTGAGACCGAAGAGATGAAGGAAGTAATCGAGCTTTATGGCAAGGTCTATCATCTTTGGCAGGTTGACAGAGGGGACAGGTTGCCCATGGGGGCACCGCAGCTGATGACAAGTATAACCTCTTTCGACCAGGTGCCCGatttggagaagaagatggatgaGAGAGATCAAAAGTTTGTTGGCCAGGCCGTGGACTGGAGACGGAAGAGAGAAATCAGGAAGGACCTTGTGGAACCAACTGTTCATCCGGACGCAGATTATCAAGTAAAGAGGAAAGAATAA
- the MOD-A gene encoding Mod-A protein (EggNog:ENOG503P1MN; antiSMASH:Cluster_10; COG:S), translating to MDPNNDFPNSTVFVKVDDDQEMKVNMTALIFAIVALIGTFAQVLQQYIASAAGYSNCGESVMGEWHKSKKRAFRATELRFEVQFETPVIFICPPTNTKGPIPAKPIYFVDGSDQSLKDTRALLPKDEKSREERLASSKVHTADNERATWVNLLSQLQSMERESQEWQKDFYGQNPPLNPRSHIGFRDHTLAIAMQVKKRSWDNMPTDIKKPYATTAICHLLELAAIMGIYWQEFDRSRDRYRAEGNGYMLTGTNVNDLGLVFTFQICGKSRFKENRVIPVDEVKDLCCGFVPTLFQKSDKDKRRVEFPNEDAKDLSVLQFGSMNEIAETMVLIDCNTNTANYFRSKNTTARHSHLFPVPFELLGMLGKTLHIRNSAYRMLPNPTPYHWDKNFFNLRRLIKEYKKKIDDTDSEIAPTPRIQDLKADVAELVFDLNLDKKSATPGYSLPLLNNLHGVLDRCDVYLKEVADMDLVRMVVREHFQRILKMINDPQDKPGANTKDDGKHATGEERQRAERFSELSAASPEVRQEAFMELYFYSVLPEVRYRAVTSYKRQQTTGYAPSIRSRSGSLETLPDMKSFSEPVTPTVVSTPNRPLSPALAPPVPSPGPPPPVLEKHRSTQSVPLLRVSTPTPPTVDKTTSLDTDATDIWCTLVLRMLCWLLLHDFNKKDVQIPKSELLGNRLPVYIA from the exons ATGGATCCCAACAATGACttccccaacagcaccgtGTTTGTcaaggtcgacgacgaccagGAGATGAAGGTCAACATGACGGCCCTCATATTTGCAATTGTTGCCCTGATTGGCACCTTTGCACAGGTACTTCAACAATACATCGCCTCGGCCGCTGGCTACTCCAACTGCGGCGAGAGCGTCATGGGCGAATGGCACAAGAGCAAAAAGCGAGCGTTCCGAGCGACCGAGCTGCGATTCGAGGTTCAGTTTGAGACGCCTGTTATCTTCATCTGCCCGCCGACCAACACCAAAGGTCCCATCCCGGCGAAGCCCATCTACTTTGTCGACGGCTCTGACCAGAGCTTGAAGGATACACGCGCCTTGCTACCCAAGGATGAGAAGTcgcgggaggagaggctTGCGTCGAGCAAGGTGCACACGGCAGACAACGAAAGAGCGACCTGGGTGAACTTGCTTTCCCAGCTTCAGTCTATGGAGCGGGAGAGCCAAGAATGGCAGAAGGACTTTTACGGCCAGAACCCGCCTCTGAACCCCAGATCCCACATCGGATTTAGAGATCACACCCTTGCCATCGCCATGCAGGTCAAGAAGCGCAGCTGGGACAACATGCCGACCGACATCAAGAAGCCGTATGCCACGACGGCCATTTGCCATTTGCTTGAGCTTGCCGCCATCATGGGCATCTACTGGCAAGAGTTTGACCGATCACGTGACAGGTACCGCGCCGAAGGAAACGGATACATGCTTACGGGAACCAACGTCAACGACCTTGGCCTCGTCTTCACCTTTCAGATCTGTGGCAAGAGCCGGTTTAAAGAGAACCGTGTGATCCCGGTCGATGAGGTGAAAGACTTGTGTTGCGGCTTCGTGCCCACCCTCTTCCAGAAGAGCGACAAGGACAAGCGCAGGGTCGAGTTTCCAAATGAGGATGCCAAAGACCTGAGTGTCTTGCAGTTTGGGAGCATGAACGAGATTGCAGAGACCATGGTGCTTATTGACTGCAATACCAACACGGCCAACTATTTCCGATCCAAGAACACCACTGCCCGGCACAGCCATCTCTTTCCCG TGCCATTTGAGTTGCTTGGTATGCTTGGCAAAACACTGCATATCCGCAACAGCGCCTACCGCATGCTGCCGAACCCGACGCCGTATCATTGGGACAAGaacttcttcaacctccgCAGGTTGATCAAAGAgtacaagaagaagattgacgATACAGACTCGGAAATCGCACCGACTCCGCGAATTCAAGACCTCAAGGCGGATGTCGCCGAGCTGGTTTTCGACTTGAACCTCGACAAGAAGTCGGCAACTCCAGGCTACTCGCTACCGCTGCTCAACAACCTACACGGGGTGCTTGACAGGTGTGACGTTTATCTCAAGGAAGTAGCCGATATGGATCTGGTGCGTATGGTGGTCCGGGAGCACTTCCAAAGGATTCTTAAGATGATCAACGACCCACAAGACAAGCCCGGGGCCAACACCAAGGACGACGGCAAGCACGCCACCGGGGAAGAGCGCCAGCGGGCAGAACGCTTCTCGGAACTCAGCGCAGCAAGTCCAGAGGTCCGCCAGGAGGCTTTCATGGAACTGTACTTTTACAGCGTGCTCCCCGAAGTTAGATACCGCGCTGTCACGTCGTATAAGCGACAGCAAACCACTGGATACGCACCCTCGATCCGTTCACGCTCCGGTTCGCTCGAGACACTGCCAGACATGAAGTCCTTTTCCGAGCCAGTCACCCCTACCGTTGTCTCAACGCCCAACAGGCCACTCTCGCCGGCTCTTGCGCCGCCAGTCCCGTCCCCAGGCCCCCCCCCGCCCGTACTGGAAAAGCATCGAAGCACCCAATCAGTGCCACTTTTGCGAGTCTCgacacccactcctcccactgTGGACAAGACGACAAGCCTGGACACAGATGCCACAGATATCTGGTGTACCCTCGTGCTGCGTATGCTctgttggctgctgctgcatgacTTCAACAAGAAGGATGTGCAGATACCCAAGAGCGAGCTGCTGGGAAACCGGTTGCCTGTGTACATCGCCTAG
- a CDS encoding hypothetical protein (EggNog:ENOG503P1JJ; antiSMASH:Cluster_10) yields MPAGEIVTIINNSGKVISTGKQLVNIFKDAQAAYRERKEAVKAEKAQRAGIRRAQTFDVNLTRGGPYSEDFNYTHGPGKGGFIIEEIDDEKEKEYERRMIGAPPGRRRSHEDDDDGRSHASSRLTTRSKRTSYRQQALPAPAGPVSAAAPRTVVSLTESALKAHSEISAAAPSKAPSKAPSAAPGPGALVHRSRTEPVVNTVKKKKSIDMDLAYGSIPPDLAQRHDLAPKNVPISRSIGPTAITMTDRETEVDPQVDIDPQEAEALGLMDKIEEFLQEADCVHASATNMIESLQQKPEAAAAVALSLAELSALVGKMSPAFLAFLKGGSPAVFALLASPQFLIGAGVAAGITVVMFGGWKIVKKMTGNAPPVKEQPIAMRALPMASGAQQHQQRLQELEAQAEQQSEASYQEPVVVDDVQELSSIEMWRRGIEPTFVEGTTVAGDDAAEIEMMSREAEKYARENFRSNKYDIEVEPSDSVSQIGWSPSKSMRTYKTYKSRSSRHHSTSKRNREDRMTEVSVDDVPERRSSRKDDGESVAGSERSHRGSRKTRDSKDRDGAESAVSDRSHRSSTSRRDHREKERDRDHSRLEGINEKEEGSSVAGNERSHRSKREREREREHKSEKKNDKDDDGSVASFRSARSTRSHREKERDRDDNSSSVSRSSKHISSKVTPVKEEGADEKDDRIKKPNMLKQLFKKLKDKEDRDSVVSVMA; encoded by the exons ATGCCTGCCGGCGAgatcgtcaccatcatcaacaactcgGGCAAGGTGATCAGCACG GGCAAGCAACTGGtcaacatcttcaaggaCGCCCAGGCTGCCTACCGAGAACGCAAAGAAGCCGTCAAGGCCGAAAAAGCACAGCGCGCTGGCATTCGTCGCGCTCAGACCTTCGATGTCAATCTGACCCGCGGCGGTCCCTACTCGGAGGACTTCAACTACACCCATGGCCCGGGAAAGGGAGGGTTTATCATCGAGGAGATTGACGacgagaaagagaaggaatATGAACGGCGGATGATTGGGGCGCCGCCCGGACGGCGGAGATCAcacgaggacgacgacgacggccgAAGCCATGCATCATCGAGGCTCACCACCCGCTCCAAGCGGACCTCGTACCGCCAACAGGCTCTGCCGGCCCCCGCAGGTCCAGTCTCTGCCGCGGCACCGAGGACGGTTGTATCCCTGACAGAATCCGCGCTCAAGGCCCACTCCGAGATATCCGCCGCCGCACCCTCCAAGGCGCCGTCCAAAGCCCCGTCCGCCGCCCCCGGCCCAGGCGCCCTTGTTCACCGGTCCCGAACCGAGCCTGTCGTAAACACGgtcaaaaagaagaagtccATCGATATGGACCTTGCCTACGGCAGCATTCCTCCCGATCTTGCCCAGCGCCACGACCTGGCCCCCAAGAACGTGCCCATCTCCCGCTCTATCGGCCCGACCGCCATTACCATGACAGACCGAGAGACAGAAGTAGACCCGCAGGTAGATATTGACCCACAGGAGGCCGAAGCGCTTGGCTTGATGGACAAGATCGAGGAGTTCCTGCAAGAGGCCGACTGTGTGCACGCCTCGGCCACAAACATGATTGAGTCACTTCAGCAAAAGCCCGaagctgctgccgccgtcgCTCTGTCCCTTGCCGAGCTCAGCGCCCTCGTGGGAAAGATGAGCCCAGCCTTCTTGGCTTTTTTGAAAGGAGGGTCCCCAGCCGTCTTTGCCTTATTGGCTAGCCCGCAATTCTTGATTGGGGCGGGAGTGGCAGCGGGGATTACGGTGGTCATGTTTGGTGGGTGGAAGATTGTCAAGAAGATGACCGGCAACGCTCCGCCCGTGAAGGAGCAGCCCATTGCAATGAGGGCGCTGCCGATGGCGTCGGGTgcccagcaacatcaacaaaggTTACAGGAACTCGAGGCCCAGGCCGAACAGCAAAGCGAGGCAAGTTATCAGGAACCGGTGGTCGTGGATGACGTGCAGGAGTTGAGCTCGATCGaaatgtggaggaggggtatcgAGCCCACTTTTGTCGAGGGAACCACGGTGGCAGGTGATGATGCGGCTGAGATTGAGATGATGAGCAGGGAGGCCGAAAAATACGCCCGAGAGAACTTCCGCAGCAACAAGTACGACATCGAGGTCGAACCCTCAGACTCGGTTAGTCAGATCGGTTGGTCACCGTCAAAGAGTATGCGAACCTACAAGACGTACAAGTCCCGATCTAGCCGACATCACTCCACATCGAAGAGGAACAGAGAGGATAGGATGACCGAGGTTTCAGTTGATGATGTCCCTGAGCgaaggagctcaagaaaGGACGACGGGGAGAGCGTGGCCGGCAGCGAAAGGAGCCACCGAGGCTCCAGGAAGACCAGAGATTCCAAAGACAGAGATGGGGCTGAGTCTGCCGTGAGTGACCGGAGCCACCGTagcagcaccagcaggaGGGATCAccgggagaaggagagggacaGGGACCACTCCAGGCTGGAGGGGATCAacgaaaaggaggaggggtcaaGTGTTGCCGGTAACGAGAGGAGTCACCGCAGCAAGcgcgagagggagagggagagagaacaTAAAAGTGAGAAAAAGAACGACAAGGATGACGATGGCAGTGTCGCCAGCTTCCGAAGTGCTCGAAGCACCAGAAGCCATCgtgaaaaagagagagacagagacgACAACAGTTCCAGTGTCTCGAGATCCTCGAAGCACATCAGCAGCAAGGTCACCCCCGTCAAAGAGGAAGGTGCTGACGAGAAGGATGACAGAATTAAGAAGCCGAACATGTTGAAGCAATTGTTCAAAAAGCtgaaggacaaggaggacCGGGACTCGGTTGTCTCCGTGATGGCCTGA